In Amia ocellicauda isolate fAmiCal2 chromosome 7, fAmiCal2.hap1, whole genome shotgun sequence, one genomic interval encodes:
- the LOC136753358 gene encoding uncharacterized protein LOC136753358 yields the protein MFEARFVNFKKLSFLTVLRNVVRDNERPSTSRSCFVLHSRTVTFQESERPSAPVSDSEVQKAKPAEKHKKRLFFGDRENVCETGSPGIRKRLHLEDSWDSHSVDELLRTITPSKWDQTSSPERSPRGSPTVVLETPQHLLRPQPSGGNSTTQIQPDALSVGTNTGNQQPQGSPSVRVDTPPNVGLVSTSPPHPRFLATETLNSTPRLARVSPQRPSWSPSVSIRSHPASFDRDLPERPSFEAVPGHHSPELLPEGRHELLRTLLLNQRLVLVGQNLVIESQNTLINTLTNELYRI from the exons atgtttgaggcccgttttgttaattttaaaaaattatcctttctaacagtattaagaaacgtggttcgagacaacgaaaggccttccacatcgaggtcttgtttcgttttacattcgagaaccgtaacctttcaagaatctgaaaggccgtcagccccggtatctgatagcg aagtgcaaaaagctaaaccagctgaaaaacataagaaacgattattctttggag atcgtgaaaacgtttgtgaaacaggaagtcccgggatcaggaagcgtttacacttggaag actcttgggatagtcattctgtggatgagctattgaggacaatcaccccgtctaagtgggatcaaacatcttccccggagagatcaccgagaggatcccccacggtggtcttggagaccccccaacatctactcaggccacagccttctgggggtaattcaacaacccagattcagcccgacgcattgtcggtcggaacaaatacaggcaaccaacaacctcaggggtcgccgtcagtcagggttgacacaccacccaacgtcggactggtttcaacatcgcccccccatccccgtttcttggctacagaaacgctgaacagtacaccgcgattggccagggtgtcaccgcaaaggccttcttggtctccgtccgtgagtatacgctcgcaccctgcctccttcgaccgagatttaccggagcgaccatcctttgaagctgtgcCAGGACACCAttccccggagctacttcctgaaggtcggcatgagttgctacgtactttgttactaaatcaaagacttgtgttagtgggacaaaaccttgtgatagagagccaaaacacccttattaatacccttactaacgaattgtaccgtatttaa